A region of the Streptomyces sp. NBC_00442 genome:
GTCGTAGATGGACCAAGCGAGGTCCGCAGCGTGCTCGGCCTCATCGGCGGCGAAGACCAGCTCGTCCCACTCGGCGGCGGTCAGGGCGATCGGCGGGAAGTCAGTCGTCATCGCGCTCACCGGCCTTCGGGCCGCAGGTGCAGCGGGAGGCTTCCACGTCCTGGTTGATGCGGCAGGCGCACCCGAGGCCGATGGAGACGGCCTGAACGGTCCCGTGGCAGTCGTCGCAGCGGGCGGCCTCGCCACCGTGCAGGTCGATGAGAGCCCGCACCGTCTCGACGGGCACGTAGCCGTACACCGTTTCGGTCGGCGCTTCGGGATCGTCGACGTACTGCTCCCACGTCCCCCACGGTTCAGGGCGGGCGGACGGGAATCCGACTTCAACTTCGGTGTACGGCCCCGGATAGTCCGACGGGGCGTTCGAGCCGAACGTGAATCCGCCGAGCGCCGGACGAGGGGTGCAGTAGTTTCCCGACCCGGCGATCACCGACAGGGAGAAACCGTCAGCGCACACGATGCGGTTCGGAATGACGCGGTTACCTGCCTCGTCGTACTGGCTGTTTCCGGAAGCGGCGATGCGGTCAAGGGTGCTCATCGGTTCCCCCAGGTTTGTCGGCATGCCCAGATCAGGGCGGCGATGGAAGCGGCGGTTTCGGCGGCCGCGAGGACGGCCACGATGCGGAGGCTCGGGCTCATGCCGCCGCCTCCTTGGCCTCGCCGCCGAAGGGGCGGTCAGGGCAGAAGTGCGGTCCCGAGTGCGCGGCGTAGGCCTCCAGATAGGCCGACTCATTCACGGCCTGAAGCAGCTCCAGCCGCTCCGTGAGCAGCGCGTTCAGCTCCTTGGCGTTGCGGAGCTCGCGTTCCAGGTCGGTGCTCACCAGCCCCACCGGCCCAGCGCGTGCGGCAGGGTCATCAGGCTGTTGGTGTCGGTCCGCCAGGTCTGCGACCGCGACCAGTCCGCCGTGGGGAACGCGCCCTGCACGAGCGCGGCGAGCTGCCGGGAGTCTCCGGAGCGGAGTTTCAGGGCCCGGCCCGACGCGTCTCGGACCAGGGCCATGAACACCACCTCGGGGTCGCCGTGGGCGTCCGTCCAGACCGGGGTCAGCAGCACCGTGTGCGCGGCCGGGACGATCTGGTGGATGCGGTAGCCCAGCTGCTTCACGTGGCGGCGACGGCGGCCCGCAGACGACTTGCACGGGCGGGTCGGCAGGTGCTCAGCGACGGTGCTCATCACGCCACCGCCTTCGCGGCGAGCAGCAGGGTGTCCACGACCTCGGCCGGCGTGCGGGCGTCGGCGTCGTTCCAGTCCGCGATCCGCTCGACCGGGTCCTCCCCTACCGTCCCGGAGACAATTCGCGGCGACAGGTCGGCGACGGCCTCGGCGAGCAGCCCATCCAGTTCCTCCGGCGGCTGCGGGATCCCCGTCACAGCGACGGAGAGAGCGCCGAGAGCGCATACGCGCAGGCTGTGCACGGGCGGCGAACCTTCCGCATCGATGTCGTAGAACCAGCCCTTGCAGTGGCCGTTCGTCTGGATCACATCGGCGGCCTTCTCGTACACGGCGGCCAGTTGCGGGTTGCTCATGACGCCCCTCCACGGGTGCACTCGGTGCGGGTGTAGTCGCGGCCCCGCAGGTCGGGGTCGATGTCGAGGAACTGGTGCCACTGCTCCGCAAGGCGGCCATCCGGCACGGGCACGGCTGCGTGGGCGTGCGCGGAGATCTCCGCGATCTGCCGCTCCAGAGCCGCGGCACGCTGACGGGCGACCAGCGCCTTCATCTCTGCTGCGAGACGAGGCAGCGGCACGTCCAGGCGCTCGATCGGGTTCGTGGGAGTCGCCATCACCGGTCACCCGCCTCGGCGTCGTCGCGGCCAAGCAGCGGGCCGGCGATGTCCTCGACGAACACGAACTTCTTGCCGTCCTCGTTCCGCCACGTCCTCGCCAATGCCGCACGGTGCAGGCGGTCCTTGAGGGCGTCGCGCTCGACCCGCAGTCGGTCCAGTTCGGCGAGCAGTGCGGGGACGTCCTCGCGGGCGTGAGCGATGAACGCGGCGTCGTCCTGGTTGTTGTTGCCGAGATAGCCGAGGCTCACCGAGAGCAGGCCCGTCTCGTCTTCGACCAGGCGCTCCAGCGACGGCTTGTGGTTTTCCACGTGCCACGGACCTTCGGTGGCGGCCTCGACGCGGGCCCGGATCTCGGCCTCGCGCACCGGCGTCAGTGACTGTCCGGCGACGCCGTAGGGGGCTTCCGCCCCGTGCTCGGCGATCCGGGCGTCGATGGCCCGCATCATCTGCGCGACCAACTCGACGCGCTCCCCGGCAGGGAACGACGGCAGTTCGGCGCGACGGACGTCAGCGGCAGCCTCGGCGCGGACCGCGTCGTAGAAGGCGGCCAGCAGATCGGATGCCACATCGGCAGGGATGTCATGGTCCATAGCCATGACCAGCTGCTTGAACTCGGGAGTGGTCGCGATACTCATCGCGCACCGCCGTTGGCGAGTTCCGGGCGGGACGTCAGCGGGTGCGGCTCCAGCGACAGCCAGTCGCAGCCGGCAGACAGGCGGATCGAACCGTCGTCTTCCTGCTTTGCGTCGTCGATCCTGAACGGCAGCCTCGCGGCGGCGTCGACGAACTGGCCCTTGGCCAACTCGCGGTCGGCGAAGACACCGAGGACAGTGCCGCCCTCACCGAACTCGCCCTGCATCAGCAGCCAGACCACGCCCGCACCTCGCGGTACCTCGGTGGCCGGTGAGACAATCTTGTTCACGAGCTTCTCGCTCTCTCTCGCAGGTAGTTGCGTGCAGAGGTGTGGATCTCGGAGGGCCGTCTGCCGGGGACTTGGCGGTTACCGGCGGCCGGCCCGCATAGCCGCCTAGGCGGCGGGGGCGACCTGTCCGCGGTCGTGCTCGCGGCGGATGTCGTCGGGCGTGAAGGTGATCCGCCCGCCGTCCGTGTGGTGGAAGACCTCGCGGCGGTAGCACTTTTCCTTGAGGCTGCGGACGCTGCGGTAGGGCAGGAGCTGCTTCTCGACGACCTCTTCCGGCGTCCAGCGGATGAGGTCCAGTTCCTCGGCGGCCTTCCGTGCCAGTGCGGAGCGTCGGGCCTTGGTGACTGTCTGCATGGGGGGCGCCTTCGTGGCCTTGGCGGTCACGTCGTCTCCTTGTGAGTTATGGCGTCTGGCGGCACGTTCAGTGCGCTGGCGACCTTCAGGACCGGCTCGTCGTCCGGCTCTCGGATGAGCCCCCTCTCCAGGCGGGAGAGGTAACCCCTGTTCAGTCCGGTTGCCGTCTGCATGGCGCGCAGGCTCATGTTCTGAGCTGTGCGGATCGCCCTTATGGCCGTTCCGTTCGGTCTCACGTTTAGAAACTAGACCCAGTTTCGCTACATGCGCAAGCGGTCTGGGGACGCAGTTTGTAGATTTTCTGGACGTGACACTCGGTGACAGGGGCGCACGCGTCGCGTATGTCGGGCGCCCCCTGCAACCCTGAGTGCTTGAATTGGCTACTAATGTGCAGGTCAAAGCCCAGAAACTGGACTTCTGGGTTGCACAGAAATAAGGCATGATGCGGAGTCATGGACCAGGACTGGGCAGCACTGGGCGAGGCACTGAAGGCCGCACGCAAGGCGCGCCGTCCCGAGGTGCGGCAAG
Encoded here:
- a CDS encoding DUF6197 family protein; protein product: MSNPQLAAVYEKAADVIQTNGHCKGWFYDIDAEGSPPVHSLRVCALGALSVAVTGIPQPPEELDGLLAEAVADLSPRIVSGTVGEDPVERIADWNDADARTPAEVVDTLLLAAKAVA
- a CDS encoding helix-turn-helix domain-containing protein, yielding MRPNGTAIRAIRTAQNMSLRAMQTATGLNRGYLSRLERGLIREPDDEPVLKVASALNVPPDAITHKETT